One Callospermophilus lateralis isolate mCalLat2 chromosome 6, mCalLat2.hap1, whole genome shotgun sequence genomic region harbors:
- the Eef1a1 gene encoding elongation factor 1-alpha 1, whose protein sequence is MGKEKTHINIVVIGHVDSGKSTTTGHLIYKCGGIDKRTIEKFEKEAAEMGKGSFKYAWVLDKLKAERERGITIDISLWKFETSKYYVTIIDAPGHRDFIKNMITGTSQADCAVLIVAAGVGEFEAGISKNGQTREHALLAYTLGVKQLIVGVNKMDSTEPPYSQKRYEEIVKEVSTYIKKIGYNPDTVAFVPISGWNGDNMLEPSANMPWFKGWKVTRKDGSASGTTLLEALDCILPPTRPTDKPLRLPLQDVYKIGGIGTVPVGRVETGVLKPGMVVTFAPVNVTTEVKSVEMHHEALSEALPGDNVGFNVKNVSVKDVRRGNVAGDSKNDPPMEAAGFTAQVIILNHPGQISAGYAPVLDCHTAHIACKFAELKEKIDRRSGKKLEDGPKFLKSGDAAIVDMVPGKPMCVESFSDYPPLGRFAVRDMRQTVAVGVIKAVDKKAAGAGKVTKSAQKAQKAK, encoded by the exons ATGGGAAAGGAAAAGACTCACATCAACATCGTTGTCATTGGACACGTAGATTCGGGCAAGTCTACCACTACTGGCCATCTGATCTACAAATGTGGTGGCATCGACAAAAGAACCATTGAAAAATTTGAGAAGGAAGCTGCTGAG ATGGGAAAGGGCTCCTTCAAGTATGCCTGGGTCTTGGATAAACTGAAAGCTGAACGTGAGCGTGGTATCACCATTGACATCTCCCTGTGGAAATTTGAGACCAGCAAGTATTATGTGACTATCATTGATGCCCCAGGACACAGAGACTTTATCAAAAACATGATTACAGGCACATCTCAG GCTGACTGTGCTGTCCTGATTGTTGCTGCTGGTGTTGGTGAATTTGAAGCTGGTATCTCCAAGAACGGGCAGACCCGTGAGCATGCCCTTCTGGCCTACACACTGGGTGTGAAACAACTAATTGTTGGTGTTAACAAAATGGATTCCACTGAGCCACCCTACAGTCAGAAGAGATATGAGGAAATCGTCAAGGAAGTCAGCACCTACATTAAGAAAATTGGCTACAACCCTGACACAGTAGCATTTGTGccaatttctggttggaatggtgACAACATGTTGGAGCCAAGTGCTAat ATGCCTTGGTTCAAGGGATGGAAAGTCACCCGTAAAGATGGCAGTGCCAGTGGAACCACATTGCTTGAAGCTTTAGATTGCATCCTGCCACCAACTCGTCCAACTGACAAGCCTTTGCGTCTGCCCCTCCAGGATGTCTACAAAATTGGTG GTATTGGTACTGTCCCTGTGGGCCGAGTGGAGACTGGTGTTCTTAAGCCTGGCATGGTGGTCACCTTTGCTCCAGTCAATGTCACAACTGAAGTAAAGTCTGTTGAAATGCACCATGAAGCTCTGAGTGAAGCTCTTCCTGGAGACAACGTGGGCTTCAATGTCAAGAACGTGTCTGTAAAAGATGTTCGCCGTGGCAATGTTGCTGGTGACAGCAAAAATGACCCACCAATGGAAGCAGCTGGTTTCACTGCTCAG GTGATTATCCTGAACCATCCAGGCCAAATCAGTGCTGGCTATGCTCCTGTACTGGATTGTCACACAGCTCACATTGCTTGCAAGTTTGCTGAGCTGAAAGAAAAGATTGATCGCCGTTCTGGTAAGAAGCTGGAAGATGGCCCTAAATTCTTGAAATCTGGTGATGCTGCCATCGTTGACATGGTTCCAGGAAAGCCCATGTGTGTTGAGAGCTTCTCTGACTATCCTCCTCTGG GTCGTTTTGCTGTTCGTGATATGAGGCAGACAGTTGCTGTGGGTGTCATCAAAGCAGTGGACAAGAAGGCTGCTGGAGCTGGCAAGGTCACCAAGTCTGCCCAGAAAGCTCAGAAGGCTAAATGA